In Dermacentor andersoni chromosome 11, qqDerAnde1_hic_scaffold, whole genome shotgun sequence, the sequence AATAAGATGGTTGAAGAAGGTTACTGTAGGATGCGAACGTGAGTTGCCTTCTCCTTAGCATTGAGCTAAAATAAATAGTATGACTAAATTTACTGGTTATAAGCAATGATAAGCTTCATTAACCATTAAACCACATGCTCCGTATGGTGGTGTAGAAGCAAGCCCTTGATTGCTTCCTAATGACCGGTGCCAAAGCAAATGGATTTCTCTGGACTTATGCGATTCTGACCTGGCCCTGATCCTCCCCTTTTCCACCAGACTCATCGAGTTCGTCGTCGGAGTCCAGTGAGACCAGTTCAGAGGAAGATTCAGATTCGGATGATTCGATGGAGTATGGTAGGCCACTTCCACACCTTCAGATGCAGCAGCAGAAGGGCAAAAAGCCGACTTTTCAAATGCTTCCCCAGGCCAAAGCCGTGGCGGCTGGTAACACCGACTTTGAGGCCAGCCAGCAAGCTAGACAGGTGAGCATGCACtcaaattgttttatttatttctatgtTTTGCAGGAACTCATTGCATAGCATTCTGGGGTGACAGGCTGAACTTACATTTGAACCTTGACATTGTTAGTTACTGTGGTATTTGACCAGACTCACAGAAGACTGCATATTGTCGCATTTCCACGACCAGCCAACAGATGTGATGTGCTCAGGCTTTTGGGCCTCTGTGCATACTACAGGTACCTTACAAAGAATTTTTCTAAGATTTCGGAACCCCTGTGAATCAAACCACATTTAATTAAGAAAGAGTCACTTAAGCCACACATACCCTTGAcctctggtgggagtcgaacccgcttGGAGATAGGGGCGAACCGGCAATAtttccaagttggattccagttGACATCGTGAAgatcgagagtcgaacccacgacctttggtgggagccgaagctgattaaggcactcgaaccctcaaCCCAACATGGGGATACCACGAGCGATccagccatatctccaagttggattctaCTTGACATCGTGAAGGACAAGAGTCAAACCTattacctttggtgttaattatggTGACGTTAATTGAGGCATGGTTAATTAAGGTATACTTAATTAAGACACTTGAACCTACATGCTTTGGTGGTAGCCACACCtgcaacctttggtgttaattaggatgAAAGTTAATTAAGAGGCATGTAATTAAAGTATAGTTAATTAGGCCACTCatacccacaacctttggtgtgaGAAAACAAGTCGTAGGAAGTAACCCCACATTGGAATGAAAATATAAATTAATGTAATGTCTCATGAATGGGCAGGCTTTCACCTTTGTCCTCTTTAGCaaatgctaaagtgactgtcaacttttcaCCACACAATTGAGAAAAAACACAACATAGTTTATCAGTGGATACCAGGCCATTGCATTATCTGCGGAAACAACCGTGCAGATGAGGCCGCCCAATCTGCTCATGATGGCCTCCACTGTGTAGCTATACCATTATCCACAACAGGCACAGCTACAGAGCTTCGGACGCTCGCACATGAACTTACACTTGCACAGTGGACTCTACGCAATTTACCAACACTTGTCTCCACAAGTTGGATCCAAATATATGGCTACATCTTCTGTCAGGACTATGTAGAGCTGATAAGATGCTTTTGTGTCCCTTGTGGCTTGGCATAGCCTTCACAAATGCTTACTCATCTTGGATTAGAATGGCCAACAGATGCAAGCAAACAATCGCCTACCTTCTCTATGAGTGTCCCTGCATCAGTGCACCCAGGAAAGAACTTTCAAAAGTGTTAGATAGTCTTGACAAACGCCCTTTGTTGGAGTAATGGGTCCTGGGAGACCGGCCAAGACCGTCCTCAGCCCAGAAGGCTTTGAAAGCATTGTTGTACTTCTTGTGGAGAATTGGtcttagagacagactttaaACTGTGCTGTATTctgctttccttcctttttcctcgttaattttttttttgctcatctttccttttctttataacatctcttttctattatcttttattccccttacacactttccccagcacagggtagctagccggtctgagaactggctaacctccccgtCTTTCCATCTATTCCTGCTTCACTACTGTCAACTTCTGTATTTTTAGTTTGCCCTTTTTGATTACCATGCACGTGATACCGTCGCACATTTTACGCGCGAGTGTTCGTCGCTCCATGTCCTGCCTGTAAGCTCTCAGAGACTGAAGACCAACTCCAGCAACAAATGGCTGTCGAAGCACACAAAACAAGTGTGCGCAATGTCTATGCAGAAAGCAGGCAAACCTATTTGAATATCGCAACCGTTGCTGTGTCAAACGAGTTAGCAAGCTGACTTATGCTGCGCTGGCTCTACAGATGCCTGCAACGGTAGCACATTCTCATTTGTGCTAGGTCATATGGCCGCTTCGAGGCTCCGATGCCAGCTGCCTTGGTTGCTGTTCAGAACTCGATACATACGAGATGTCTGTAAACATCAAccagcttcagaaattcatgccaAGTTGTGTTTGCCTTCAAAAGTAATGGAGCTGTGCAAGGGCAAAGAAATCGAAACCAAAACTGGTGCTAAACTCTCTAGGACTATATTGCATACGAGTGCATGTACCCCCATAGCTTTTGCTTCATAGTCAAGAAAAGTTGTATGCAAGTATTGGACACTTTGATGAAAATGCCGACACTGAACTGGCAACACTGCTGTCAGTTCAAATTGTCAGACATAACAAAGTGCTGTACTTATTCAATCCTAACACACTTTTTTCCAAAAAGTTTCGCTAAAGTGTGAAACGTGTTAGATACGAGTGTGATAGCAAAACTGTAATAGGTGGTGGAAATCCCACTCCCCGATCTCCTATCCCACCTTCCAATCTCCTAGGCCGTGGTGTCCAAATTGCACATCCAGCGACCTCATAGTTTTTTGAAGTGTTATTTTCCAAGCAAACAGAAGTTGCTTTTTCTATGTCTTGCCATGAAAATCTGGGAACAATTGATCGTACTGAACTTTGCATTTTTGGAAGTATGAATAAAGAATGAATAAAGCCTGCATTTaaaggaaggggacggctctaggctGCTGTCAGGGATTAGGAGGAAAAGGAATGTGGGTTCCCGGATTGTTGGCTGAAACGCATCTTCATCTCAGTCTttgatcttccgctttatgcagactCAGGTGCACATTCAGTTCCGCCGCTCTCGCATGGGCTGGTCGACCCCTTGTACACTACTCGAAACaagccactttgtctgccatatgttgcaatggctttctgtgtttcagggttagCTTGTATTCCAAATTCAAGTATAAAAATTGGGCTGTGCATTATGGTCAAGCTTATTGCGTTTTCCATTTCTGGCCATGAAAAGTTAGGTGTGCATTACAATCGAAGTAGCATTGGAATCAAGCAAATGCGGCAAATCTAAAATCTGCTTTATCGATGTCTGTGCCTATGTTTATTAAAGGGGTTGAATATGtaacaaaggtatttttgtgCCAGATGTGACTTTGTTATGATGACGTGCGACAAGGCGTGATTTAGCGTCATTGCTTTCGTTTGGTTTCATACCATTTGCTTCCCCTGGATTAAATTTGTGGGCCAGTTGTAAAAACAGGAACACGTTGCCCATTGTGAGGGAAGACCTTCGTATCTGCACATTTTCTAATTATGCGCCCTTTGTCTTGTAAAGAAAAACTAAAGAAGTAATTTAACTTGTTTTCATCTTCCCTTAGCTCTGAATGCTCCTGGATTCTTTCACTAGAAGACAAGTAAAGCTGTTATTTCCCAGAGTCCTCCTTCTAACTAGTGCAGCCACGAAACAAAaatattcaaaatattttttcagtCATTCACTGCTGCTGACTGAGCTTGCTGCATTTGTTCTCTAATGATGCAGCGAGCCATGCACCACTTGGAACCCAGGGCCGACATGATCAACGTCGAGGAaagtgacgatgatgatgacgacgatgacgacgacgatgatgacgatgatgatgacgacgacgacacacGGGACTCCCACCTGGTGATTGCGGAAGAGGAGCGGCGGCCACCCCCCAAGCGGGGCGGGACAGCACCATCTGCAAGGGGAAAAGCGAGCACTACCTCCAGGGCCAAGGCTAGCCGCCCAGTCAAGAAGAACAACGATGATCCGGAGTACGAGGAGCCCGTTCCCAAGAAGGGCACCAAGAAACCTGCCCCACCTAAGGCACCAGCGGCATCCAAGAAGGCACCTGCCAAAGAGGTGAGCCTGCACTCTTGCTTACCGAATTTGCACTTGCACGAAAACAGTGtggcacatttcttttctttcatttttatgaACGTACCAGCTTGATCGAGCACCTTCAGTTGTATTCAAAATCGCGCTTCTATTCTGTCCCGAATTTTAAAGAACtctccccccccccatttcctcGCCTCAATGCTTGTTGAGTTTAGCCGCCAGGCCAGTTTCAATTTTCAGTTCAATTTTAGTTTTTGGACGTGTATAAATTTGTTGGTTGCCTCCTTGGCAAGAAAACCTTGTCAAATATCTTGATGGGGCCAACGAACCACTGGTGTGTGACAGTGCACAGGGAATGTGACTGAGCATTATGATATAAAACATGATTGAGCCATCACAGTGGAATTTGTCCAGAGAACAGCATTTAAAAACATCCATGTGAAAATGATAATAGTAAATTTATATGCCAAGTGCACAAAATATGGAAACATTTGATCATGTGAAAACCTGTTCGTATGCAGGTTAGACAAAGAAAGAATAGTGAACAGAATGAACATTTTGGATAGAGTCCAGAGAACCGCATTTAAAAGCATCCATGTgaaaatgataataataaattTATATGCCAAGTGCACGAAATATGGAAACATTTGATCATGTGAAAACCTGTGCGGATACAGGTTAGACAAAGAAAGAATAGTGAACAGAATGAACATTTTAGATAGAGTGTACCtttgccatgcagtcgcacagcTGGTATTCCTTGGTATTCCTAACCTAACCCATTTTGTCCGTGTCTAACCACTTTCATGGTCATTGGGAGACCATTGGGCTGCTATGCTGAGGGAATTAGGTTCGAAAACAACCGCTGGACTAAATTAGGTCACTTGACATTCCCATACCTCTCTACGAGAAGACCAGACTAGAGCTACAGCGGTTGCAAAGCACCTGAGTCGATTCAGCAGTTggtgacccgccatggttgcttagtggctatggtgttgggctgctaagcaggaggtcgcgagatcgaatcccagccatggccagtgggggcgaaatgaaaaaaaaaaaaaagtgtattagatttaggtgcacattaaagaacccttggtagtccaaattattccggagtctcccactaatACATGCCTCATAAGCAAATGGtggttttcaatcaatcaatcaatcaacctttattttcattctgtgaATGATACAGGAAGAACGACTGTGACAAAAAGCTGTTTTTCGGAACGGCTTAACTAGGCCACAGCCCCATAGAAAaattttgtcacgtaaaacccaataatttaattttttcaccaGTTGATGAACTCGCGGGGTTGTGTGCTCCAATGGTAGTTGTTCCCGAAACAGAATATTCCAGAGTCTGTATGGATTTTACAGAACCTACCCATCATGTAATAAGGAAATGGCACCCAACACCTTCTGTTGAGCGCACACTGGGACTGATCCATGGTGCCTTGGTATTGTTACGGTATTTTCAAAACTTTATGCCACTTCTGCATTTGGCAAAATCCACTTAGTAATGAAAGCAAGAAGCTAATCACTTTCACCTCACCCTTTGGACGTTTCCTATACAATAATCTGCCATTTGGGATCGCATCCACTCCAGAGTATTTCTAAAGGGAAATGTATAAAATACTGCAAGGGAATCAACAGAGTTGTTTGCCACATGGATGATATTCATCTGTGGGGCTCAGATGAGCATGAGCACAATTGGACACTTCAATCTGTACTGCAGTGCTTAACCAATGCTGGAGTGGCACTAGACGCCAAAAAGTGCCTCTTTCATGTGTTCACTGCTCACATTTATGGGTCGTAGGCTTGTCCACGCCCAAATGACACAAAAGTGCAAGCTGCTTCGGCGATGAAAAGTCTCACAAACACAATGTGATTGCAAAATGTACTGTGAATGGCCACCTGTGTTGTTCATTTTGTGCCTAACCATGCCGAAGTCCTACAACCTTGGACTTCTCTGCtgtcaaaaaggaaaaaaaaaaaaaaagccttcatGCAGGACTGGCAACAACAAGGAGCATTTGACAGCTGCAGGAGCACACTGTCCTCTCAACCTATGTTAGGTCTCTACAATCCTGCAAGGGAGAGTGACATGTCCTTATTCTCTCGTGTTCAACACTCGAATTCCAGTGCCCAGATGAGAGCGCTCTCCAGCACAGCCTGTCACTGCCATCGTCATTGTGCATGGTGCTGGCAACTGACTTAGATGCTCATTGTCACCCACTACACACCTTCCCCTCCTAATAAATTAAGTCTTTTTGGGTGACCGGCCGTACATATCAGCCAATTCTGGTGTGAGCATGCAAGTTGTCACCACACCCTGCACATGAGTCACTTCTGTGAACAACATGGGAATCATCAGTGCATTCCCATTGTATTGTGCTCTTGTTTCACGCATTGTTCTTGTCTCTGTTTCCAGCCTTAAAATGTTGAAATATTGAGGCAAGGGATAGAACGAAACGTTGGTTTTGGAAAAAGTGCACGCGTGCGTCCTGCTTACTGTGCCAGTGTTGTGACGGCAACTACTCGCAGTCATGAGTGAACTCTGTTCATGTGTCTTAAGGTCTTAAGGAGCGTAACACCACACTTTATTTAGTAAGTGGATGTCTACTACGATTTACACTGCCCATAAAACTATGAGCCTTACTCTGTGTATTAGTTGAATACCTTgcccttcgggtgaaactgcaacattCTTTAGTGGCATTGGATCGTGTGTTTTGCTAGATAGTATGTTTCTTtgccatgtcttttttttctaaaatgtATGAATGAGATTTTACTGTAGTCGAGCTTTTATTTGCTTATGATTTCCTTTTGCAGAAAGCAAAGACGAGGCCCATGACTGCATACATGTTGTGGTGCCAGGAATATCGTCGCAGGATCGTCAGTGACAACCCTGACCTGGGTATGCATGCCAATTTACCTGCATTTGCATATTTGGCATCGAACGCTAATTATTTTCAGCGCCTATCTATGACATGGTTGGGGTGGATGAGAAATGTACGGCAGACACTGTGGAGCATTGCCTTAAGTTTCATTGGGATAGCTGACTCTAATGCAGCCTGCCTTACGATATGTGTGTAGTTATTAAACAAGATAAGAAGAAATGGCAAAACAAAGTTATGTTACTTTATTGTTTGCAATTTGAGTACTAAAACAGAATACCTGTTGCTTATGATGAAGGACCACCCAGCGAAATAAGCTAAAGCAGCACTAAATAGACATCATTCAGCgttaatgtgaagcattcttcTCTGAGTCAAGCCAGTTTTTTTGTACCTCCTTGTTTTTGAGGCTCAACTATTGCCATCTGCAGTCAAGGATGGGGAAGTAGCTGACACTTCGGCTGGCGGCTGCTCACGAGAGAGCAGGGGAGGACCAGCCAAGCACATTGAGCATGAACAGTGTCAACACGCAGTCTTGAATAGCAGCGCGAAGTCAGCATGAAGTTTCGCTCTGGTGCCACGTATATTCTGATGTTGCGGCACGTGCGTTTTGATGTACCCGACAGTTTAAATGAGGTAGTAGAGTGCTTGACAAGGTAAATGTTTGCTCATTTGTTCGCTGATCCATTAATTTGCTTGTTCAAAGTCTTGAAACAGTGGACAACAGGAAAACTCCAAGCGCATCTTGGGCCGCTAAGGTTCCACCTGCTCAATATGCACTGGCATCATGTGCTGCTATGCACAGTGCTTCACATTATGTAGATCTCAATTACAGTGGAGTATGGCAGTCTTTGATCATCTGAACATAATGCCATTGAATAAATATAAAGTTGCACTCTGTGAAAGCTGTGCAGAGCATGCCATTACTTAAAGAATGTGTGCTTGGGCATGTTCCAGATTTTGTCTCTATAAGCAAGAAGCTGGGAGAAGCCTGGAAGATGCTACcagagaaagagaaaattgtaAGCTTTCCCTTCTTTTCAGGACATGGGAAGTGTTAGTCTGTTCAGTAGTTAAATGTTTTCTGGGGCCATATTGTCAGTTGATCACATGTTACCACCGGTTCCGATTTTTATGAACTAAGGAGAGGCCCCTTTCAATGTGCCTTATGCAATGAAGCTGCACTAATTTTGACATGCATTTCGAATTGGTCACATTAAAAGATTGTATTATTCATTATTTGTCATGCATTCTAGAAATTTCGGTACCACATCATCGTTACAGAGTCAGCAGCCACCTAATAAAGCACAAGAAGCCAGATAAGAATTTTTGTGTCAATACTCCTTCAAATGTTTGCTTGAGCAATTAGTGTCTGCTGAAAGTAATACTTATACCACAAATGACGGCCCATAATACAGCCCCTGCTTTCATGTTAACTATTTTTGGACTTTGTTAGCGCTGGGTATATTCACTTTCTCCATTGGACTGTAGGCATGGCGCCGTAAGGCCAAAGTTCCGGCCACCAAAGGTTCAATGCTGATCAGCACCGGACGGCCTTCGAACACAGCCACATCAACGCCTGCTACGACCACCGCTCCTTCCACAACCACCACGGCCGCCTCACAGGGACGGGCTTCAGGTGGAGCCACGAAAGCTGCCCCCTCGGGAGCCGCGACACCGGCCACGACTCTGGTTTCGGCTCAGGAAGATGCCAGGGCCATGGCCTCTACAGGAGAGGGCCCACGGTCACTTGGCATTGGCCCAGTCGACGTAGCTGCTCATCTGAAGCTCCTGGGCGAGTCACTGAGCACTATTGGTCAACGACTGACTGAGCATGAGGTACATACAATGCCTCTTTTTGTCCCTGCTTCtggtacataattttttttagcagTAATAGTTATTACACTTTAAGTTTTTAAGCTGACTATGCCTGTTAGTCAAAGGCTTGACCCCATAAGGACTCTTCTATTTTTGAAGAAACGGTACCACAGTGGCTAAGTTTTGAATCATATGAATTATTTCAATAACATAATTTTAagaagtcgctgctcactgttaTCTAGTGTCGTCAAAAGTATAGTGATGGCCAGCTTTACATGAAATGAATAAAGCCATATGTAATGCAGAAAGCCTTGCCAAACAAAAGTGAAGATGATAGCATATCTACTGCCACCTATGTTGCGAAAAAATCCATTCAAATTCAATCAAAATCAATTCATCAATATCAACTCATCAAATCAATtcagtcaaaaaaaaaattgtcatcctcTGCACACCAATAGGCAATTCAGAAAGTGATCAAATTCCAATGATGAATGAGAAGCCAAAAAAGTGATCGCACAGTTGCACATTAAAGACGAAGCTACGTTCATTTGCAGCAATGTAACATTGCTCACATACcctgtacagtgaaaccttgttaaactgtagttggccggagGCCGGAAAGCgtatgtactaaatggtagtaccgaaatagcacgagatcATCCACTTACCTGCCAAAACGAAACTAcaagagagtgcgatgaaagggcaggaaacatgcagtatttattcacttagTGCGACAAAAGTATGTtgtattttcgtttgatgctgaggcaggctagcagcgatgatggCGACCTCAAACTCACTCAATCTACGAGCCAGCTTTtctgccagccccctcttctcggcaagcaCCCACATGAGGCCGATGTAACGAGCTGCGTCTGCCACGgtcgggcctgaattgcccgtgTTGTCGGTTTCTATGTCGTCCTCGTCACTTTCGTTAGGCGACACTTtagcaataacagaggcaactatggcgaaaagtcgaacctcgaaaagacgaacctcgtagccgatgtattttcacggtcgcagcagcactgctgAACAACTTCTCCTTCGCATTCGAAATGctacacaccgtagtcaacggtaAATCCCTCTCGTGTGCCAGGACCGACTTCATGCCACATTCGACAACACGAATAATGTCCAACTTTTCTTCTATGCTGGGCACCCGGTTTTTGTTCTAGCTTACACGACACCACAACCATATGCCACAATGCTCTCCGACTCTGGCATGATGcgaaaatgatgttgatgtggcttcacccttccaagcgccctctgcgtttgcgcttggaggccattccgatctctgaggctcgttgcTCTGCTGGGCCGACGTACCGCCATGATTCTGCAACCAAAAGTAGAAACACTACACGTTTACCGATACgtgcgcaataagctggtacggtttatgcggatacaaaatgcattatgttcaatgggcACTGAGATGGGGATTTGAACGACACTACTGTTTAACCTTCTCAGGGTCGATTTTCTTCACCAATGCCTCGAATGGACCTTCGCTGGTCCATTCGAGGCATTAGTGCATTTGCATTTATTTTACGCCGACCCATTTGCTTTTTGTCACTGTCAGCGTGTATTCTTATATaatgaatattggatataacaaatgCATTTTCGTGTCAGATGTGCAacctcattattattattatttatttatttatttatttacaaatactgccaTCCTGCATAAGCAtgacatagcaggagtgggtacaaagttgttgaaaacaaagaaagattaACACGCATAATTGGGTAGTTGAGTAACAAATTGATCAAGGGGCAGTTCACGCAAGGACGCTTCAAGGTTATTCCAAAGTTCAATGGTGTGTGggaagaaggaagaaaggaagggatGGTTTAAGGGGAACAAGGTTCAAGGGATGGGTCCGCCTGGTACAGGGTGGTGTACAACTTGTGAAAACAGTGGGGGATATAATGTGGGATTGTTGATTAACTATTTTGTGCAGGAGAATAATGCGCTCGTGCGAATATGTTGTACGTCTGATTGCTAGTGGTGACAGTGATAGCTCGGCTGCATAAAAGGAAGGTGAGAAAAGGCTATCATAGCAGCGAAAAATAAAtcaaacagctttcttttgcCCTGATTTCAGTTTGTCTACATCACAGACTATATTATGGGACCAGACAGTGGATGCGTATTCAAGTATTGGTCTTACCAAGCTTTTGTAGGTGGTCAGTTTGCATTCCTTAGGCGCACTCTTAAGAGTTTGCCTTAAGTAGCCTAACTTTTGCTGTGCTTTCGCGCAAATTATATCTATGTGCCTGGGCCATCTCAAATTAATTGTGAaggttacgcctaggtatttatattctctagTACTGGCCAGCATATTACAGTTGTAACTATATGTAAAACTTATTTGTAAAAGTAATTGATacagttttcttaaaattaataGCCATCTGCCATTTCTCGCTCTAGTCACAGAAGAGTGAAAATGCCTCATCTAGTTTCTGTTGATTAGTTCATGTTCATACTGGTATAAAGCATGCAATCATCGGCATATAATCTTATTTTAATGGAAGAGTCAGCAATGGCCTCAACAACatcgttaatataaataagaaacaaGAGTGGTCCCAGGACTGAGCCTTGTGGGACCCCCAAAGTTCCATAGATTGTGGCTGACTGTGAATGATTAAAATCAACGTACTGAGACCTTGAACGTAAATAATCAGTTAACCAGGCAAGTAGCTTATCTTGTTTAATGACTAATCCGAGTTTGTAGAGAAGGTTATTGTGACATATTGTATCAATTGCTTTTGAGTAGTCTATAAATATTGCATCTAGCTGTCCTCTTATGTTTAATGCCGAAGGAATGTCGTGAGTGAATTCAATTAGTTGTAATTTGGTAGAAAAGCCTGACCGAAAGCCGTGTTGTGCCTGAGATAGAAAGTTATGTTAGGTTAAGTACTAATGCTCTAACAATTTTTGCAGAATGATATCAAACATATTGGCCTATAGTTTGTTATGATATACCTGTTGCCGTCCTTATGAACTGGAATGATTCGAGCATTTTTCCAGAGTAGAGGTACAGTTGATGTTTCCAATGACTGCTTAAGATTACTGTTAGGTATCGCGAGCGCCACTCGGAATAACGTTTTAAGAACATATTTGGAATACCATCTGAACCTTCGCTCGTGTCTTAATTTAGCAATAGGTTGTGCACACCGAAAGCTACTATGGGGGATAATATTGTGGTGGTATTAAAAGGGGGAGTGGTTCCATCGTCCGAAGTGAAAACGGACTTGAAGTGATTGCTGAGGGCCTGGGAAATGGTGGAATAATCAGAGCAAGGCACACCATCGAGAATAAATGAAGAGGGCTTCTGATCCGGAGTAACAACTGTTTTCCAAACTTGGCTGAATTTTATTTCATGTAAGTGACGAGAGTATTGTTTAAGTAAAAATGTTTTGCCTCAGTGATTTTAGCTTTTAGTGTAGCTTTTAGGGACGTCGGTAGGCAGTTCCCATCGGAAGAAGGAAAGCTACGGGGCTTCCGGTGCCTCTTAATGCGGCGATTGAGCTGGACTATATCTCGCGTGTACCAAGGTTTTCAACCGTTGCGCTTTATACACTTGTAGGGGACGTAATGATGTATGCAAT encodes:
- the LOC126517795 gene encoding uncharacterized protein is translated as MASGGISRSGRVRKKSAKLMEMEDWDAFDLNDAPSKGKKRPRSDEPDPLVEPPEKKVAPIKITKAAATKAAQSAASPVKARAVDGVIHLKNLQNIQESGYLNVPTAPKAVPVAQHQQLYGSSNVADDSSSSSSESSETSSEEDSDSDDSMEYGRPLPHLQMQQQKGKKPTFQMLPQAKAVAAGNTDFEASQQARQRAMHHLEPRADMINVEESDDDDDDDDDDDDDDDDDDDDTRDSHLVIAEEERRPPPKRGGTAPSARGKASTTSRAKASRPVKKNNDDPEYEEPVPKKGTKKPAPPKAPAASKKAPAKEKAKTRPMTAYMLWCQEYRRRIVSDNPDLDFVSISKKLGEAWKMLPEKEKIAWRRKAKVPATKGSMLISTGRPSNTATSTPATTTAPSTTTTAASQGRASGGATKAAPSGAATPATTLVSAQEDARAMASTGEGPRSLGIGPVDVAAHLKLLGESLSTIGQRLTEHEGQIAVSGSLSVLLDSTLCALGPLLCLTAVGKEMNGCSKETLTRILNNIAYVMPGL